A part of Streptomyces sp. NBC_01210 genomic DNA contains:
- a CDS encoding DUF397 domain-containing protein, which yields MGHEDIRWIKSSYSGGSGTECVEVAVSAVDVAVRDSKVPRGARLDLPPSAWGEFVVALREGRLT from the coding sequence ATGGGTCACGAAGACATCCGCTGGATCAAGTCGTCGTACAGCGGAGGAAGCGGTACCGAGTGCGTTGAGGTCGCCGTGTCCGCTGTGGACGTCGCCGTGCGGGACTCCAAAGTCCCGCGCGGTGCGCGACTCGACCTTCCACCGAGCGCCTGGGGGGAATTCGTGGTCGCCCTGCGCGAGGGACGCCTCACCTAG
- a CDS encoding O-methyltransferase, with protein sequence MTMAERAVPPRVVAAERVASEAGFKKSCIPEVGRLLRLAAAAKPHGIIAESGTGSGVGTAWLHSGLGAGARLVTVERDEELARRAASIFADDKRVSVLTGDWRLLEQHAPFDVFFCDGGGKRDDPQGVVEQLAPGGLLILDDFTPSPHWPPRFEGEVDELRLFYLTHPALDATEILTTPASSAVVAARRL encoded by the coding sequence ATGACCATGGCAGAACGTGCGGTTCCGCCTCGCGTGGTGGCCGCAGAGCGTGTCGCCTCCGAGGCAGGATTCAAGAAGAGTTGCATCCCTGAAGTGGGCAGGTTGCTCAGGCTGGCCGCTGCTGCGAAGCCCCACGGAATCATTGCGGAGAGCGGCACCGGCTCGGGAGTGGGCACCGCCTGGCTGCACAGTGGCCTTGGCGCCGGTGCACGCCTGGTTACAGTCGAGCGTGACGAGGAGCTGGCCCGTCGAGCGGCCAGTATCTTCGCGGACGACAAGCGCGTCAGCGTTCTCACTGGGGACTGGCGGCTGCTTGAGCAGCATGCCCCCTTCGACGTGTTTTTCTGCGACGGCGGGGGCAAGCGTGACGACCCCCAGGGGGTCGTCGAGCAGCTCGCCCCCGGTGGCCTTCTCATCCTGGACGACTTCACCCCCTCGCCCCACTGGCCGCCTCGCTTCGAAGGCGAAGTGGATGAGCTCCGCCTGTTCTACCTCACTCATCCAGCCCTGGACGCCACGGAAATACTTACAACACCAGCCAGTTCAGCGGTTGTTGCGGCACGCCGCCTCTAG
- a CDS encoding PP2C family protein-serine/threonine phosphatase — MAEGERRPDKGMLDRSEGFGERLLGVLLDRAHEMPPQLIAPLIAEEVARVGGRELSILLQDYAQLLLVPLPGRRLTVGEPEPIGDSPAGAAFLYATPVEVAEADGVRMYLPLLDGSDQVGVMALTLDIVDDDDRRLLRRLAGLVADMLVTKHSYTDQFFLARRREPMSVAAEIQWSLLPPLAMSVPQVAVAGILEPAYNVGGDSFDYALNDDILHVAMVDAMGHGLDSATMATVAVGAYRHARRADIGLSEIYTFMDRAIAGQFGPDHFVTAQMMRLNITTGHLQWVNAGHPAPLLIRNHQVVGQLQGPTTLPVGFGGEEPRISEQMLERGDRVLCFTDGLIEEHQAGEEQFGEEQLISWVNRIEPEEKGVRAVVRSLSHTLKQQRGGSTSDDATLFLIEWRGGAADHLAVLE; from the coding sequence ATGGCAGAAGGTGAGCGGCGGCCTGACAAGGGCATGTTGGACCGGTCGGAAGGGTTCGGTGAGCGGCTGCTGGGCGTGTTGTTGGACCGGGCACACGAGATGCCGCCGCAGCTGATCGCCCCGCTGATCGCGGAAGAGGTGGCCAGGGTCGGTGGCCGCGAACTCTCGATCCTGCTGCAGGACTATGCGCAGCTGCTGCTGGTGCCGTTGCCGGGTCGCCGGCTTACGGTCGGCGAGCCTGAGCCGATCGGTGACTCTCCCGCCGGCGCGGCCTTCCTGTACGCGACCCCTGTCGAGGTGGCGGAGGCCGACGGGGTCCGGATGTACCTACCGCTGCTGGACGGCAGCGACCAGGTGGGAGTGATGGCCCTCACCCTGGACATCGTCGATGACGACGACCGGCGCCTGCTGCGCAGGCTCGCGGGCCTGGTCGCCGACATGCTGGTCACCAAGCACAGCTACACCGACCAGTTCTTCCTGGCCCGGCGCCGCGAACCGATGAGCGTGGCCGCGGAGATCCAGTGGTCCCTGCTGCCGCCGCTGGCGATGTCCGTCCCGCAGGTCGCGGTGGCCGGAATCCTGGAGCCCGCCTACAACGTCGGCGGCGACAGCTTCGACTACGCCCTCAACGACGACATCCTGCACGTGGCCATGGTCGATGCGATGGGCCACGGTCTGGACTCCGCCACGATGGCGACCGTCGCCGTCGGCGCCTACCGGCACGCCAGACGTGCCGATATCGGTCTGTCCGAGATCTACACGTTCATGGACCGGGCCATCGCCGGGCAGTTCGGGCCCGACCACTTCGTCACCGCGCAGATGATGCGCCTGAACATCACAACGGGCCACCTGCAGTGGGTCAACGCGGGCCACCCTGCACCCCTGCTGATCCGCAACCACCAGGTCGTCGGGCAACTTCAGGGCCCGACCACGTTGCCGGTCGGCTTCGGTGGTGAAGAGCCCCGGATCAGCGAACAGATGCTGGAACGCGGCGACCGGGTGCTGTGCTTCACCGACGGCCTGATCGAGGAGCACCAAGCCGGCGAAGAGCAGTTCGGCGAGGAACAACTCATCAGCTGGGTCAATCGCATCGAGCCCGAAGAGAAGGGAGTTCGGGCGGTGGTGCGCTCGCTCTCCCACACGCTGAAGCAGCAACGGGGCGGGAGCACCAGCGACGACGCGACCCTCTTCCTGATCGAGTGGCGCGGAGGCGCCGCCGACCACCTCGCCGTCCTGGAGTGA
- a CDS encoding NAD(P)/FAD-dependent oxidoreductase: MSAQSGTGPATTHRILVLGAGYAGMSAAIQLAARVRRHQDVQVTLVNPQERFTERLRLHMTATRQQLAEMSIPELLEGTGAQFVRGWVTAVDANERTVRIDDDRILRYDTLVYGLGSVADTAAVPGVEDHAYTLNSAQDAELLADRLVRLGSGTVVVGGSGLTGIEAAAEIAERHPELDVVLVGRQEPGATMNPKAKAYLQSALRRLGVQVRSGSEVVKVLPASVELAGGENIAADAVLWTSGTRVSPLAAAAGLSVDGRGRIVTDDSLRSVSHPDVYAVGDAAAIRQGYGIMHGTCQGGMPTGVHAAVSIARTLKGKQPKPFRFGYYHTPVSLGRHDAVVQFTHPDDTPRRVHLTGRKAAWYKETVTASPWPTFGRMKKMPSSGAFWPRGGRFTRVRDAR; this comes from the coding sequence ATGAGCGCACAGAGCGGAACCGGCCCGGCGACGACCCACCGCATTCTGGTCCTGGGGGCGGGGTACGCGGGTATGTCCGCAGCGATCCAGCTCGCGGCTCGGGTCAGGCGGCATCAGGATGTGCAGGTGACCCTGGTGAATCCGCAGGAGCGGTTCACCGAACGGCTGCGGCTGCATATGACGGCGACCAGGCAGCAGCTCGCCGAGATGAGCATCCCGGAGCTGCTGGAGGGTACGGGTGCGCAGTTCGTGCGCGGCTGGGTCACGGCGGTGGATGCGAACGAGAGGACCGTGCGGATCGACGACGACCGGATACTGCGCTACGACACGCTGGTGTACGGGTTGGGGAGCGTGGCCGACACGGCGGCCGTGCCGGGCGTCGAGGATCACGCCTACACCCTGAACAGCGCCCAGGACGCCGAGTTGCTGGCCGACCGGTTGGTGCGGTTGGGCAGTGGCACGGTGGTGGTCGGTGGCAGCGGGTTGACCGGCATCGAGGCGGCCGCGGAGATCGCCGAGCGGCACCCGGAGCTCGACGTCGTCCTGGTGGGCCGGCAGGAACCCGGTGCGACCATGAACCCGAAGGCCAAGGCGTATCTGCAATCCGCGCTCCGGCGCCTGGGTGTCCAGGTGCGCAGCGGGAGCGAGGTGGTGAAGGTGCTGCCTGCTTCGGTCGAGCTGGCAGGCGGGGAGAACATCGCCGCCGATGCCGTCCTGTGGACAAGTGGTACGCGGGTGTCGCCGCTGGCTGCCGCCGCCGGCCTGAGCGTCGACGGTCGCGGTCGCATCGTCACGGACGATTCACTTCGGTCGGTGTCCCACCCCGACGTGTACGCCGTGGGTGATGCGGCCGCGATCCGCCAGGGCTACGGCATCATGCACGGCACCTGCCAGGGCGGCATGCCGACCGGTGTGCATGCCGCTGTGTCGATCGCCCGCACGCTGAAGGGCAAGCAGCCCAAGCCGTTCCGCTTCGGCTACTACCACACGCCGGTGAGCCTGGGGCGGCATGACGCGGTCGTTCAGTTCACCCACCCCGACGACACCCCCAGGCGGGTGCACCTGACCGGCCGCAAGGCGGCCTGGTACAAGGAGACGGTGACTGCCTCACCCTGGCCGACATTCGGCCGTATGAAGAAGATGCCCTCCTCGGGAGCGTTCTGGCCCCGCGGCGGCCGCTTCACCCGGGTCCGGGACGCGCGATGA
- a CDS encoding RNA polymerase sigma-70 factor: MTHPYPDPGQQVFNDHRNLLFSVAYRILGTAVDAEDAVQDAWIKWSAADRSQVAEPKAYLTRIVSNLAMERLRSTRHKRETYVGPWLPEPILTVADTADTVTNAESVSMAMLVVLESLSPLERAVFVLKEVFGFSHAEIAEAVERSEPAVRQAVHRAREHVQARRPRFTVDRSRQSEVTERFLDAATGGDINTLMELLSPDVTLWTDGGGKVRQALRPVVGAQTVAAWFAAIGTVTYQGVDPADMNADLVEINGGPGMVFSGSGRVIATVTFEFDADGRIITIHNVANPDKLRVIAGGRPRDLGTH; this comes from the coding sequence ATGACGCATCCGTACCCGGACCCCGGCCAGCAGGTGTTCAACGACCATCGCAATCTGCTGTTCTCGGTGGCGTACCGCATCCTCGGCACCGCGGTCGATGCCGAGGACGCAGTACAGGACGCCTGGATCAAATGGTCGGCCGCCGACCGCTCGCAGGTGGCCGAACCCAAGGCGTATCTGACGCGGATCGTGTCGAATCTGGCGATGGAACGGCTGCGCTCCACCCGGCACAAGCGGGAGACCTACGTCGGACCGTGGCTTCCGGAGCCGATTCTCACCGTCGCCGACACCGCCGACACCGTCACGAACGCCGAGTCGGTGTCGATGGCGATGCTGGTGGTGCTGGAATCGCTGAGCCCGCTCGAGCGCGCGGTGTTCGTGCTGAAGGAGGTCTTCGGCTTCAGCCATGCCGAGATCGCAGAGGCGGTGGAGCGTTCCGAGCCCGCGGTGCGGCAGGCCGTGCACCGTGCTCGCGAGCACGTGCAGGCCCGGCGGCCACGCTTCACCGTGGACCGGTCGCGGCAGAGCGAGGTCACCGAGCGGTTCCTCGACGCCGCAACCGGTGGTGACATCAACACCCTCATGGAGCTGCTGTCCCCGGACGTCACCCTGTGGACCGACGGCGGCGGCAAGGTCCGCCAGGCCCTGCGCCCGGTTGTGGGCGCACAAACGGTGGCTGCCTGGTTCGCAGCCATCGGCACCGTCACCTACCAGGGTGTCGATCCCGCCGACATGAACGCCGATCTGGTCGAGATCAATGGCGGTCCAGGCATGGTGTTCAGCGGTTCGGGCCGCGTGATCGCCACTGTCACCTTCGAATTCGACGCCGATGGCCGCATCATCACGATCCACAACGTCGCCAACCCCGACAAACTCCGGGTCATTGCTGGTGGCAGACCTCGCGACCTCGGCACGCACTGA
- a CDS encoding alpha/beta hydrolase: protein MADRPAIVLVHGGFVDGSGWRPVYDLLTRDGYRVCVVQNPTLSLQGDAAAARLIIDAQDSPVVLVGHSYGGAVITEAGTSPNVTALVYIAAFVPDTGESVNTLISGFPTELPGPPILPPKDGFLFLDRDKFPASFAGDLPADQAAFMADSQVPWGVDALGQQVTEAAWRTKPSWYMFTTEDKMIPPPAQRTMAGRAGSTTVEAVGSHSVFASQPAPVADLIKRAAVVVAP from the coding sequence ATGGCTGACAGGCCCGCAATCGTTCTAGTACACGGCGGTTTCGTGGACGGGTCCGGCTGGCGGCCCGTCTACGACCTGCTCACCCGCGACGGCTACCGCGTCTGCGTGGTGCAGAACCCGACCCTGTCGCTGCAGGGCGACGCCGCCGCAGCGCGGCTGATCATCGACGCGCAGGACAGCCCGGTCGTGCTGGTCGGTCATTCCTACGGCGGCGCAGTCATCACCGAAGCGGGCACCAGCCCGAACGTGACGGCTCTGGTCTACATCGCGGCGTTCGTGCCGGACACGGGCGAGTCGGTCAACACGCTCATCTCCGGATTCCCCACCGAGCTGCCCGGACCGCCGATCTTGCCGCCCAAGGACGGCTTCCTCTTCCTCGACCGGGACAAATTCCCGGCATCGTTCGCCGGTGACCTGCCCGCCGATCAAGCCGCGTTCATGGCCGACTCGCAGGTCCCCTGGGGGGTGGACGCCCTCGGCCAGCAGGTCACGGAGGCCGCTTGGCGGACCAAGCCGAGCTGGTACATGTTCACCACCGAGGACAAGATGATCCCCCCGCCTGCCCAGCGCACCATGGCCGGCCGAGCCGGCTCGACCACAGTCGAGGCCGTGGGCAGCCATTCCGTCTTCGCGTCACAACCGGCTCCAGTGGCCGACCTCATCAAGCGGGCCGCGGTGGTCGTGGCGCCCTAG
- a CDS encoding alpha/beta hydrolase: MASIHVIVLPGGGYAEHVPHEAEPIVDWLSGLGVQASVFRYPLNARHPVPLDALRAEIRRLRASGAERIGLMGFSAGGHLAGLAALATGAEAQPVQFVVLGYAITSMETETTYRPARLVLLGEEASPALRRSTSLDALVTPESPPFFVWHTAEDIYVPPEHTYRFAAALAAHNVPHAVHVFAHGPHSLGLAEGAGDVETWTALAASWIGCRSDEGAVDQAASVRWSR; encoded by the coding sequence ATGGCAAGCATTCACGTGATCGTCCTCCCGGGCGGTGGGTACGCCGAGCATGTGCCACACGAGGCCGAGCCGATCGTCGACTGGCTCAGCGGGCTCGGTGTGCAGGCGAGCGTCTTCCGCTATCCGCTCAACGCAAGACACCCGGTACCGCTCGATGCCCTCCGTGCCGAGATCCGGCGCCTCCGCGCGAGTGGAGCGGAGCGCATCGGCCTGATGGGATTCTCCGCGGGCGGTCACCTTGCCGGCCTTGCTGCCCTGGCAACCGGTGCCGAGGCGCAACCCGTGCAGTTCGTGGTCCTCGGATATGCGATCACGTCGATGGAGACCGAGACCACCTACCGCCCCGCCAGGCTGGTCCTGCTGGGGGAGGAAGCCAGCCCGGCGCTGCGACGCTCCACATCTTTGGATGCGCTGGTGACGCCTGAGTCACCGCCGTTCTTCGTGTGGCACACCGCGGAGGATATCTACGTCCCTCCCGAGCACACCTACCGATTCGCTGCCGCGCTTGCGGCCCACAACGTCCCGCATGCCGTTCACGTGTTCGCGCACGGGCCGCACAGTCTCGGCCTGGCAGAAGGCGCGGGGGACGTCGAGACCTGGACAGCCTTGGCCGCGTCCTGGATTGGGTGCAGATCTGATGAGGGTGCTGTCGATCAGGCCGCGAGTGTGAGGTGGTCGCGGTAG
- a CDS encoding protein-glutamine gamma-glutamyltransferase, which translates to MHERRKFLAIATVGAVLCTAGFMPSVSQAADSGNGEKEESYAETHDLTAYDVRAINALNDRALALGRPGESPADSRPGTSASSGAAGAADDRETPPAELLDRMPDAYRADGGRSTTIVNNYIRKWQQVYSHRDGKAQQMTREQRERLSYGCVGITWVNSGPYPTNKLAFAFFDENKYRNDLRNTKPRPGETHAEFEGRIAKGSFDEGKGFKRARDVASIMNNALENSHDEGAYVDNLKTELAKNDDALLHEDSRSNLYSALRNTPSFKDRDGGNYDPSRMKAVIYSKHFWSGQDQQSSSDKRKYGDPDAFRPDHGTGLVDMSKDRNIPRSPATPGESWINFDYGWFGAQTEADAEKTVWTHANHYHAPNGDLGPMQVYESKFRNWSSGYADFDRGTYVITFIPKSWNTAPAKVKQGWP; encoded by the coding sequence ATGCATGAACGTCGGAAATTCCTCGCCATCGCCACGGTGGGTGCGGTCCTGTGCACTGCTGGATTCATGCCGTCGGTCAGCCAGGCCGCCGACAGCGGCAACGGGGAAAAGGAGGAGTCCTACGCCGAAACGCACGACCTGACGGCGTATGACGTCAGGGCCATCAACGCGCTCAACGACAGGGCTCTGGCTCTGGGGCGACCTGGCGAGTCCCCGGCGGATTCGCGGCCGGGGACCAGCGCATCCTCCGGGGCCGCCGGCGCTGCCGACGACCGGGAAACTCCTCCTGCCGAGCTGCTCGACAGGATGCCTGACGCGTACCGGGCCGACGGAGGCAGATCAACGACGATCGTCAACAACTACATACGCAAGTGGCAGCAGGTCTACAGTCACCGCGACGGCAAGGCGCAGCAAATGACCCGGGAGCAGCGAGAAAGGCTGTCCTACGGTTGCGTCGGCATCACCTGGGTCAATTCCGGCCCCTACCCGACGAACAAGTTAGCGTTCGCGTTCTTCGACGAGAACAAGTACAGGAACGACCTGAGGAACACCAAACCCCGACCCGGCGAAACGCATGCGGAGTTTGAGGGACGCATCGCCAAGGGCAGTTTCGACGAGGGGAAGGGCTTCAAGCGGGCGCGTGATGTGGCGTCCATCATGAACAACGCCCTGGAAAATTCCCACGACGAGGGGGCTTACGTCGACAACCTCAAGACAGAGCTCGCGAAGAACGATGACGCTCTGCTCCACGAGGACAGCCGCTCGAACCTGTACTCGGCGCTGAGGAACACGCCGTCCTTCAAGGACAGGGATGGAGGAAACTACGATCCGTCCAGGATGAAGGCGGTGATCTACTCAAAGCACTTCTGGAGCGGGCAGGACCAGCAGAGCTCCTCTGACAAGAGGAAGTACGGCGACCCGGATGCCTTCCGCCCTGACCACGGCACAGGCCTGGTCGACATGTCAAAGGACAGAAACATTCCGCGCAGCCCCGCCACTCCTGGCGAAAGCTGGATCAACTTCGACTACGGCTGGTTCGGGGCCCAAACGGAAGCGGATGCCGAGAAAACCGTATGGACTCACGCCAACCACTATCACGCACCCAATGGCGACCTGGGACCCATGCAGGTATACGAGAGCAAGTTCCGGAACTGGTCTTCCGGGTACGCGGACTTCGACCGGGGAACCTACGTCATCACGTTCATACCTAAGAGCTGGAACACCGCCCCCGCCAAGGTGAAGCAAGGCTGGCCGTAG
- a CDS encoding DUF2867 domain-containing protein, translating into MRLPRTAHTDRPWRIHEIADDFTVEDVWALPTPGGPDDHVWLVRQFAEGLRSGVNGEGPVSRMLFAARWKLGALLGWDKSGTGISTRLPSLRDRLPADLREGAQGPDLGSSPFTSLYQRDDEWAAEMGNKTVHAVMHIGWVPDGSGGYRGQMAVLVKPNGLFGTLYMAAIKPFRYIGVYPALIRSIGREWQANAAGRSVR; encoded by the coding sequence ATGCGACTTCCCCGAACCGCCCACACCGACCGCCCCTGGCGGATCCACGAGATCGCCGACGACTTCACGGTCGAGGACGTGTGGGCACTGCCCACCCCCGGCGGACCCGACGACCATGTGTGGCTGGTGCGCCAGTTCGCCGAAGGACTCAGGAGCGGGGTGAACGGAGAAGGTCCCGTCTCCCGCATGCTCTTCGCCGCCCGCTGGAAGCTCGGAGCACTGCTCGGCTGGGACAAGTCCGGTACCGGCATCAGTACCCGGCTGCCTTCCCTGCGCGACCGGTTGCCGGCGGACCTTCGCGAGGGCGCCCAGGGTCCCGACCTCGGCTCCTCCCCGTTCACCTCCCTCTATCAGAGGGACGACGAGTGGGCCGCCGAGATGGGCAACAAGACCGTGCACGCGGTGATGCACATCGGCTGGGTCCCGGACGGGTCCGGCGGCTACCGCGGCCAGATGGCCGTCCTGGTGAAGCCGAACGGGCTGTTCGGCACCCTCTACATGGCCGCCATCAAGCCCTTCCGGTACATCGGGGTGTACCCGGCGCTGATCCGCTCCATCGGCCGCGAGTGGCAGGCGAACGCCGCCGGGCGGAGCGTGCGCTGA